The Sorangiineae bacterium MSr11954 DNA segment CGGCTGAGCACCTCGTCCGACGCGTATGATGCCGTCGAACCGGCCGATCTCCACGCTCTGCGCGCGGCGGTGGCATGGGCGAACGAGCACCGCGTCCCCGTTCGGATCCGCGGAAATGGCCACTCGATGAACGGCGCGTCGGTGCCGCGCGCGAACGAGCTCTATGTCTCGACCAAGGCTTGCCGGCATTATCGGTTCGAGGAAGAAGAGACGATCACCGTGGGGAGCGGCGCCGCCATTTGGGACGTTCGCGCGACGGTGGAGGCGCATGGCTTCGAGCTGCTCGTCTACAACGATGGGAACGCGGCGGCGTCCACGGTGGGAGGATTTCTCTCGGCCGGTGGATTCGGCGTCGGGAGCGCCCGGCACGGTGGATTTTGGGAGACGGTCAAGGAGGTCACCATGGTCACCGGCGACGGCCGGATCCGGCGTTTTTCCCGCTGCCACGAGGAGTTCCAATGGCTCTTTGGCTCGATGGGGCAATTGGGGATCGCGTTCGAGGTCAAGCTGCGGATTCGCTCCAATCCCCGGCTGCCGCCCCGTCCGTATCCCATGGGAAAAGAAGGCGTGGTCGCCGAGAGCCCCACCGACGATACGCGCATCAACTGGTATACGCTGTTCGTGCCCGAGGCGGACTGGATCGACGCGGGAAAACGCATCATCGCCATCGGCGCCAAACACAGGCGCGCGTGGCGGCCGCGCTGGCCTTACGTGTACTCCATCGTTTTCCGGCGCTTCAATCCACCGCTGATCCACCCGGCCCAGGAGTCGCTCAAGGCGGTTGGGATCTGGGGAAAACCCCACGCCAAGGGCTTCGATCTCGAGGCCATGCGCGCGATCGAGCAGGAGGTGACGGAGCTCGCGCTGTCCAATCCCCGCTACCGCCGTTACATCCAGGCCGAGCTCCTCCCCAAGGACTTCGATTACCGCCGCTACTTTGGTGACGCCATTTATCAGCGATTCATGGACGTCAAAAAATCGCTGGACCCGAAGGGGTTGATGGTCCCCGGGGTGCTTTGAAAAAATCGACTTTCGCCCTCTCGGGCGAAAGTCGATAATCTTTCGAGTCGGTAGCCGGCAGCCGGCAATTTAAGCGGTACGAACCTCGGGTTCGGGGACGCGATCTTCGGGCTCGCGGATACGGACTTCGCTCGTGCGATTCGCCTCCATGCGGGGCTTGGTGTGGAGCCGGTCTTCGCGCACGTACGGCTCCGTGAGCTGGAACATGGCCTGCCCGTAAAGTTTGAAGCGCGGGCTGACCCCCTTGGGCGTGACCCGGATCCCGACGTACTTGACATAGTCGGTTTGCATCATGCGCTCGAACGTCTCGACGGATTGCCCTGTCACCTCGGAATATCCGAACGAGTCGATCGCTTGTTTGATGGTGGAGAGAGGAGTGCCGCAGTAAATGAGGTTTACGCGGGCGGGCGCCGCGCGCGCCTCGGAGACCTCGACCGCGATCTGCGTCATTTTGTCCTTGGAGCCGGACCAAATCCGATCGGTGACGTCTTTGAGACGGTGCATCTCCTGCTCGGGGACATCCATGCGCTGGATGAACCGCCAGAGCGTGGAGCCGCGGTAGAACGGGGATCGATGTTTGTCGAAGCGCAGCAGGTACATCTTCGACTCCAAGGTTCCATCCCCGAGGAAGCTTAGTCCGAAGAAGAGCGGATAATAATCGGGCGAAAGGGCCGCGGAGAACACGCTGACTCGATCGGCGAGGGCGCGGCCCTGGTAGCGCGGCGGCAGGCGCCGCATCTTCTCGTTGAACCCCGAGTGGCCCCGGAGGAGGTCGAAGTACCAGCTCGAGGCGATGGAATAGCGGGTCGGGCTCTTGGGTTTGAACTCCGCGCGCACCATCCCCAGATCGGAGGGGCGAAATGCATCGCAGATGGCGCAGCAGAGCCCCACCGCTTCGTTGTAGATGCCCAAGCTCCGGCAGTAGTCGCCGAAGGCTCGGGTCATCGTGCGGTTCTCTCCATAGAGCATCATCCCCAGGCCGGGGCTATTGCTGGTGACGGAGAATTCGATCAGCGTCTTTTTCAGAAAATTCAACCCTTGAACGGGGTGCCAGTAATCGAGGAATCGTTTGATTTCATTGGCCTCCTTTTGCAGCGCTTGCGCCACGATGGCGTCTTGCATGAAGTCGCCGATCGGGCGATCGGGAACCCAGATGGGTTGCTTGTCGTAATGGCATAATCGGTCTCGCGCTCCGATCAGCCAGGGGTAGAGCATGTTCCCCGCGAGACGGCCCGCGTACCGTGCCAACAAGAGAAAAGGGATCATGGTGAAGAGGCGGCTTAGCTCGAATCGGACCAAGGTCGTGAAACCCGCTCTTTGCGTGCACACGCGCGCCGAGCGCACCGAACGGTCAGAATGAGCGGACACGGTGTGCGTACATGCTGTCGTGGCCACCCCCGCGGCCCGCGTAGAACGGTGGGTACATCGCTTGCTGTTGCGCGTTGGCATTCATGTTCCAGATTGCCATTCAGTCGCTGCTCTTCGATCGAAGGAAGCTCGTCGCGGCGCTCGCGGGGGTGGCGTTCGCGGCGACGTTGGTGGTCGTGCAGCTCGGGCTCTACCAGGGGTTTCTCTCGATCTCGTCGCAGCTCATTTCGCGGGTCGGCGGCGATCTATGGGTCATGGCCAAGGGGACCGAGGTGATCGACAACGCGGAGACCATTTCGGCCGGGACGCGCGCCGTGGCCGCCTCCCAGCCGTGCGTGGAGCAAGTCCGGGGGATGATCTTGGCCTGGGCCTTCGTCCGAAAGTCCGGCACCTTGGTCACCAGCGTCAACCTGATCGGGTACGACTCGGCGCCGCACGATATGGTCCCATGGACCTTGAACGAGGGCCTGCCCGGCGATCTCCACCGCCCCATGCGGGTCGCCGTGGACGCGACGGAGCTGCGCAAGCTGCGGTTGCCGGATCATCCCATCGGCTCCTCGTTGCTCGTCAATGGGAAGCCCTCGCTGGTCACCGCCCTGTCCAAAGGGATCCGGTCGTTTACGCTCTTTCCTTACGTCTTTGCCGATCTGGGCAACGCGCGGCGCATCGCGGGCATCGCCGAGGGCGATGTCACGTTTTGGATCGTCACCGTCAAGGAGCCGGGGTGCGTCGCGCTCTTGAAGTCGCTCGTCCAGAGCCGCTCGGATCTGCAGATCAAGACCACCGGCGAGTTTCGGGAGATGACCGAGTCGTATTGGGTGGGCGCGTCGGGCGTGGGGGCGGTGCTGACCTTCAGCGCGTCGCTCGGCCTCATCGTCGGCGTCGTGCTGGTGGGGCAGACGCTCTTTTCCATGACCCGCGACCACGCCAAGGAGCTCGCGACCTGGAAGGCGATGGGCGCATCGTCCCTCGAGCTGGTGCAGTTCGTCGGATGGCAGGCCGCGTTTCTGGCGGTGGTCGGCAGCGCGCTGGGGATGGCGGCCGCGCTCGCGCTCCAGCGGGGCGGCGCCGACGTGGGGCTCCCCATCGTCTACACCCCCGGCGTCTTGCTCCGGGCGGCCGCCGCCATCGTGGCCATGTGCGCCTTCGCCAGCTTCGGGAGCGTTCGCAGCGTCTTGAAGCTCGATCCGTTCGAGGTGCTCCTATGATGCCCGGCGAGAGGGGCCAGCTCGGCCAGGCCGGCCTGCTCATCGCGGCCCACGGCATCAAAAAATCGTTCGTCACCGGCCA contains these protein-coding regions:
- a CDS encoding FAD-binding oxidoreductase — encoded protein: MTVQSELARPAPEIPRSSRVAYAVGVAQFFAWYAARASSELQYRGEVGNPGYDAEPLADDGRSARDALRGSTAPAFAPAPQRTSARVTDHGRLSTSSDAYDAVEPADLHALRAAVAWANEHRVPVRIRGNGHSMNGASVPRANELYVSTKACRHYRFEEEETITVGSGAAIWDVRATVEAHGFELLVYNDGNAAASTVGGFLSAGGFGVGSARHGGFWETVKEVTMVTGDGRIRRFSRCHEEFQWLFGSMGQLGIAFEVKLRIRSNPRLPPRPYPMGKEGVVAESPTDDTRINWYTLFVPEADWIDAGKRIIAIGAKHRRAWRPRWPYVYSIVFRRFNPPLIHPAQESLKAVGIWGKPHAKGFDLEAMRAIEQEVTELALSNPRYRRYIQAELLPKDFDYRRYFGDAIYQRFMDVKKSLDPKGLMVPGVL
- a CDS encoding ABC transporter permease produces the protein MFQIAIQSLLFDRRKLVAALAGVAFAATLVVVQLGLYQGFLSISSQLISRVGGDLWVMAKGTEVIDNAETISAGTRAVAASQPCVEQVRGMILAWAFVRKSGTLVTSVNLIGYDSAPHDMVPWTLNEGLPGDLHRPMRVAVDATELRKLRLPDHPIGSSLLVNGKPSLVTALSKGIRSFTLFPYVFADLGNARRIAGIAEGDVTFWIVTVKEPGCVALLKSLVQSRSDLQIKTTGEFREMTESYWVGASGVGAVLTFSASLGLIVGVVLVGQTLFSMTRDHAKELATWKAMGASSLELVQFVGWQAAFLAVVGSALGMAAALALQRGGADVGLPIVYTPGVLLRAAAAIVAMCAFASFGSVRSVLKLDPFEVLL